The Methylacidimicrobium sp. B4 genome contains a region encoding:
- a CDS encoding UDP-N-acetylglucosamine diphosphorylase produces MDARSSPFAPESLLDLSETGHASLFLGITRVWEVLPHIARYLEERLEPAILGEVSPRATVGPRVRIEKGCVVEAGAVLLGPAWIGEGCTIRPGAFVRQDVIVGNRCVLGNSCELKNALLFNGAQVPHFNYVGDSILGAHAHLGAGAILSNLRLRGDEVRVRLGQTLFSTGLRKFGAILGDRAQVGCNAVLNPGSILGRGSLIHPGLAWSGYLPEGAVAKAAARPIVVEDPSAGR; encoded by the coding sequence ATGGACGCACGGTCTTCCCCTTTTGCGCCGGAATCTCTCCTGGATCTCTCCGAGACGGGCCACGCCTCTCTCTTCCTGGGAATCACTCGGGTCTGGGAGGTGCTGCCTCACATTGCGCGCTACTTGGAAGAACGGCTGGAGCCGGCCATCTTGGGGGAGGTCTCTCCGCGAGCCACGGTCGGCCCCCGGGTTCGGATCGAAAAAGGATGCGTCGTCGAGGCTGGAGCCGTGCTTCTCGGACCGGCCTGGATCGGCGAAGGCTGCACGATTCGACCGGGAGCCTTCGTGCGCCAGGACGTCATCGTCGGGAACCGCTGCGTCCTCGGCAATTCTTGCGAGCTCAAGAATGCGCTCCTCTTCAATGGCGCTCAAGTTCCTCACTTCAACTACGTGGGCGATTCCATCCTGGGAGCTCACGCCCATCTGGGTGCGGGGGCGATCCTCTCGAATCTGCGCCTCCGCGGCGACGAGGTGCGAGTCCGTCTCGGACAGACCCTCTTCTCCACCGGCCTCCGCAAGTTCGGCGCCATCCTGGGAGACCGCGCACAGGTCGGATGCAACGCGGTCCTCAATCCCGGATCCATCCTCGGCCGAGGGTCTCTGATCCATCCGGGCCTGGCCTGGAGCGGTTATCTCCCGGAAGGGGCGGTCGCCAAGGCAGCAGCGCGGCCGATCGTCGTCGAAGATCCCTCCGCCGGGCGATAG
- a CDS encoding division/cell wall cluster transcriptional repressor MraZ, protein MSANYTDAFEHAFDDKGRITIPSEWRQEGYEARLFAFPSRSKCLKVYPESWLGRLRERVTGLSFQDPLRQQLEALARIAQMVGWDQQGRMGVKERLRRQAGLHREAVLAGCFDHFEIWSAEAWRALQLGPTTLEDVMEKTGF, encoded by the coding sequence ATGAGCGCAAATTATACCGATGCCTTTGAGCATGCCTTCGATGATAAGGGACGGATCACTATCCCCTCGGAATGGAGGCAGGAGGGTTACGAGGCGCGCCTCTTTGCCTTTCCATCCCGTTCGAAGTGTCTCAAGGTCTACCCCGAGAGCTGGCTTGGCCGGCTCCGAGAACGCGTAACCGGCCTATCCTTTCAGGATCCCTTGCGGCAGCAGCTCGAGGCCTTGGCTCGCATCGCTCAGATGGTGGGCTGGGACCAGCAGGGGAGGATGGGGGTCAAGGAGCGCCTGCGTCGCCAGGCCGGGTTGCACCGCGAGGCGGTGCTCGCGGGCTGCTTCGATCATTTTGAAATCTGGAGCGCTGAGGCGTGGCGGGCGCTGCAGCTCGGACCGACGACCTTGGAAGACGTGATGGAAAAGACGGGCTTTTGA
- the rsmH gene encoding 16S rRNA (cytosine(1402)-N(4))-methyltransferase RsmH → MRNSLPEEEVMDGRRHEPVLRGELLEATAPKEGERWIDGTFGFGGHATALLERGCLVLAMDRDPEAAQRADLLRKDWGDRFRFIPGNFAAMAEVAGEAGWESVDGVLLDLGISSGQLDDPSRGFSFRWDAPLDMRMDPSGMRTAGDLLHELDEADLARLFAVATYPGESRRLARAVVRARGARRLQTTGDLVAAIGAARPSRKRIHPATRAFLALRMAVNDELGSLERALPAALRLLGPGGRLAVISFHSEEDRRVKQFLREHVRREPAARSGVEEKHSPMEGFVRQARFLPSKEEIVRNPRSRSARLRVGWKESRRDG, encoded by the coding sequence ATGCGCAATTCTCTGCCGGAAGAGGAGGTCATGGACGGACGGCGACATGAGCCGGTCCTGCGAGGCGAGCTGTTGGAGGCAACTGCACCGAAAGAAGGGGAGCGTTGGATCGACGGCACCTTCGGGTTTGGGGGACATGCGACCGCATTGTTGGAGCGCGGCTGCCTCGTCCTGGCGATGGATCGTGACCCAGAGGCCGCGCAACGGGCGGATCTCCTTCGGAAAGACTGGGGCGATCGGTTTCGCTTCATTCCGGGCAATTTTGCCGCCATGGCAGAGGTTGCCGGAGAGGCCGGTTGGGAGTCGGTGGACGGGGTCCTCCTCGATCTGGGGATCTCGTCGGGACAACTGGACGACCCGTCCAGAGGCTTCAGCTTCCGCTGGGATGCGCCGCTCGACATGCGGATGGATCCATCGGGGATGCGGACCGCGGGCGATCTCTTGCACGAGCTCGATGAGGCGGATCTGGCGCGGCTCTTTGCCGTAGCGACCTACCCGGGTGAGAGCCGGCGGCTGGCTCGTGCCGTGGTGCGCGCTCGCGGAGCACGGCGTCTGCAGACGACGGGGGACCTCGTGGCGGCGATCGGGGCGGCTCGACCGTCCCGGAAACGCATTCATCCGGCGACTCGGGCCTTCCTGGCTCTCCGGATGGCGGTCAACGACGAGCTAGGCTCTCTGGAGCGAGCGTTGCCGGCGGCACTGCGCCTGCTGGGTCCCGGGGGAAGGCTGGCGGTCATCAGCTTCCATTCGGAGGAAGATCGCCGGGTCAAGCAGTTTCTTCGGGAGCACGTGAGGCGAGAGCCCGCGGCGCGATCCGGAGTCGAGGAGAAGCATTCCCCCATGGAGGGGTTTGTGCGGCAGGCGCGGTTCCTTCCCTCGAAAGAGGAGATTGTGAGGAATCCACGCTCGCGGAGCGCCCGCTTACGGGTGGGCTGGAAGGAAAGCAGGAGGGATGGATGA